The DNA segment GGATGTTTCATGAGAAATCTAAGAAAGAGGCGGGTTTTATAAAATGAGCAAGGAATTATTTAAAAAACTGATATGTATTTTAGTAGGTAATATCACATTAATTCTATTGTATTTATTTTCAGTTTATATGACCTGGTATGACCCGACAAATTTTTTTGCTGGTGTTATGTTTATGGGATCTTTTATTGGCTTACCTGTCATCATTTTCATCTTTAATTTTGTCGTGACACTCATTATGTTTTCCCTCTTAAAAGTTGAGTTTGGGAAGAATCGTCTAGCTATTACAGGTGCCATTACGATAGGTGTGTTTGTACTATTCCATATTGGAATGAGTGTACACGCACATATAGGCAACGCCTACATCGAGAAGAACATCGAAAAGTACGCATTCGAGGGGAATGTTGAAAATTACTCAAAGGAGAAGTTGGCGGCATTGGGTGAAGAATTAGGGTACAAATTAGATTTCCGAAGTGGCATGTATGAAACGGATTTCTACAGTTACTTCTCCGGCTCTGGTGGCGGTAATTATGATGTTGAAGGAGACTTGGAGTTAATTATTAAATTTACCATCAATGAAGATTCGTGTGATAGAAACAATTGTGGAGAAAATTTAGAGTATAAAATTGTGTATCAATCTGACACATTTGAAATTCAAGATGTGGATATCCCTTTAAGGGACGAATACATGCTGCGGGGAATTGAAGGAGAATATCAAGAAGAGATTGGAAGCAATTATTATTACATGGTGCGTGTCACTAAAGAAGGTAAGAGGTATAAAATCGACCTTGGCGAACTGTCATCGAGTGGTTATTGGGAGAAAGAATCGACTAATTACGGAGTCATTTTGAAAGAACCACCAACCACAAAAAAACTACACGGTGTTGTCTACTCCCCCTATAGTGACCATATCAAACACTTCGAAGGCAAAAATGCCGTAGTGTACCTTACAGGAAATGAACTACGTGTAGAAATAGAAGGTGAGAAGGTATATAGATATTACAAAAAATAAGCTAAAAATTGACGATTCGGTCTAGTTGACCTGCAATTCCTCTTGACTACGTAGTTTGAAATGTAGTTACTTACTTAATCTTTCCGAGGGTTAGACTCATGTATCAACATCTCGGGGTTTGTAGGGTCTATTGATATCCCCAATTATTATCATTTTGATTAAAGATTTAGTGATACAGGGTTATCTAAAAGCCTGGTTGGACTTGAAGACAGCTGAGAAAGAAGAAGTTCATAGAACGAAATAGCCTCTTAATCTTAAGCTATCACATTTCTATACAAGAATACCCCTTCACATTTACCGTGAAGGGGTATTCAAAAATTTTTGTAATATTCTAAATTACAGACATACCTATCATTAAATCTCTACTTTATGTGGTAATTAACCTTAGACAAGAGGGCATTAACTTCATTCAAACGTTTTTTTGTACTTTCTAAATTTCTTATTGCTATTGCACTGATGAGATAGTCAGCAACAATCATCGCTACGAGAGGAGAATTATGAAAGGCCATACTACTTGAATCACATGGGAGAACAATATCTGAATGATTTACAATAGGAGAAGAGTAATTATCTGTAATACTTACAACACTTGCATTGTATTCCCTAGCTATTGAAACAAAGTCAATAATTCTTTTCGCATATCTCGGGAAACTAGTAGCAATGACTAAGTCCGAGGAATCGAAGCTTATTACATCATCAATCCATTCGCTGTTATCCGGTTCTATTAATTTACAATTACCCAGTGTACGATTTATTCCATGAGTTAGGTATTGACCTACTGGAAGTCCACTTCTAACACTGACACAAAAAATCCTTTTTGCGGACATAATTTTCTCTATTACAAGTTCTAGAAGTTCATCAGTAACTAAATCTGTTACTGACTGAATTTGATTAATATTATAATTGATACTACTTACCCATAAATTATCTTGGGAAACGTCTCTTACGTTTTTTTCTAAGCGGTTAAAAGGCGCAGTTTGATTACGTAAGAGTGTTTGGAGTCCTTTTTGAAATTCAGTATAACCAGAATACCCTAGATTAACAGATAATCTCATAATAGTTGTAGTACTAGTTCCTACCTGTCTTGATAGCTCATCTACTGTTAAAAAAGCAACTTCAGAAGGGTTTTTCAGGATATAGTTCCCAACCATTTTTTGAGAGTCTGTTAAATCAGAAATTTTATTTCTTAAAATTGTTATTGTATCACTCATTATCTTCACCCCATCTTTACCTATGCGACATATAATTTCACTTCTTTTTAACTCTTAAAGTCAACTTAGTAGCTGCTTTGAAATCAATGGATCCAAAGAAAATAATAAAGCCTGTAATGTAAAAGACTGAAAAAATCCCATATAGATTAGAAACTCCACCAAGAACAACTGGAGCTACGACCTGAGTAAGCTTATTAATTGAAAGCCTTAATCCAAGACCCTCTCCTATACGTGCAGCTGGTAGTGCACGTATAGTATTCGATATTGATAATGGTTGGCCAACTCCTAAGCAAAGACCAAGAATAAAAGAAACAAAAAGTAATATAAAAAAATTATCGGCAAGAGGATTTAGGATATATGAACAACCACCAATAACTAAAGCTGTCGTAATAATAATACTACTTTTGAATTGTTGAAGGAGAAGCGGTGTTACCATCCTAATGAATATTCCTGCTGCTGCATTTACTGATATGATTAAGCCTATCATCGCATTAGAAATGCCTTTACTTTGGGCAAGTAACGGAAAAAAGGAAATATATATGTCTTTACCTAATAACAATAAAGCACTTATTAATATAGCCTTTCTTAAAGCATGATTATTTAATAAATCAAAGGTGTCTTTTATTTTATTATCCTTAATTTCATCTTTTATTGTTCTACTATAACCTAGTAAATAATAGATAAAGGGGAAAGCAAAAATAACTGTCATCCCTAAGTAGAACATCACAGTCGCATAGTCAAGGCTTTGTGATAATAAACCACTGACCAAAGGACCAACAAAACTCCCGATAGCAACCCCGATACTAAAAATTGCTATGTAATATTCTTGTGTTTTTCTATCCTTCATACCTCCAGCATACGATTGGATAGAAATCACAAAAGTCATTTGCGCAACACCCG comes from the Paenisporosarcina antarctica genome and includes:
- a CDS encoding MFS transporter, which gives rise to MYNEGKFMRIKEKYLILISTSIFMFAIAGSRPLISLYSTELGANIAEVGLITSLFSLLSLFLAIPLGRSIDKVNVKTPLYLCLGLCSISLIIPFVLGNIIGICISQILAGVAQMTFVISIQSYAGGMKDRKTQEYYIAIFSIGVAIGSFVGPLVSGLLSQSLDYATVMFYLGMTVIFAFPFIYYLLGYSRTIKDEIKDNKIKDTFDLLNNHALRKAILISALLLLGKDIYISFFPLLAQSKGISNAMIGLIISVNAAAGIFIRMVTPLLLQQFKSSIIITTALVIGGCSYILNPLADNFFILLFVSFILGLCLGVGQPLSISNTIRALPAARIGEGLGLRLSINKLTQVVAPVVLGGVSNLYGIFSVFYITGFIIFFGSIDFKAATKLTLRVKKK
- a CDS encoding MurR/RpiR family transcriptional regulator, coding for MSDTITILRNKISDLTDSQKMVGNYILKNPSEVAFLTVDELSRQVGTSTTTIMRLSVNLGYSGYTEFQKGLQTLLRNQTAPFNRLEKNVRDVSQDNLWVSSINYNINQIQSVTDLVTDELLELVIEKIMSAKRIFCVSVRSGLPVGQYLTHGINRTLGNCKLIEPDNSEWIDDVISFDSSDLVIATSFPRYAKRIIDFVSIAREYNASVVSITDNYSSPIVNHSDIVLPCDSSSMAFHNSPLVAMIVADYLISAIAIRNLESTKKRLNEVNALLSKVNYHIK